One genomic window of Saccopteryx bilineata isolate mSacBil1 chromosome 4, mSacBil1_pri_phased_curated, whole genome shotgun sequence includes the following:
- the GRAMD2A gene encoding GRAM domain-containing protein 2A isoform X2: MGRTRGFLVPGTECLLRSLHWPEDLKGEEIKKSSRQETLLSKYNQQYHRLFKDVPLEEVVLKVCSCALQRDLLLQGRLYISPSWLCFHASLFGKDIKVVIPVVSVQMIKKHKMARLLPNGLAITTNTSQKYVFVSLLSRDSVYDMLRRVCTHLQPSSKKSLSVRESPEEPNCASLLRAEEVLIPEMKWRKVCPASRSLSLLDSIPCIPREPMDSSDSFFPAKPPPRSGKARGPSSFRGQQELGVAVPSCGPRKMITPLPFVAENVVCEQEVLAGEPRSDGELRLWNYRLLKVFFLLICLLVMSSCYLAFRISRLEQQLCSLNGGGPVLGHR, from the exons ATGGGTAGGACTCGAGGGTTCCTTGTCCCTGGAACGGAATGTCTCCTTCGCAGTCTGCACTGGCCAGAAGATTTGAAGGGCGAAGAGATAAAGAAGTCCAGTCGACAAGAG ACACTACTAAGTAAATACAACCAGCAATACCACAGGCTATTCAAGGATGTCCCCTTGGAGGAGGTGGTTCTCAAAG tgtgctcctgtgccctccaGAGGGACCTCCTTCTCCAGGGTCGTCTCTACATCTCCCCCAGCTGGCTCTGCTTCCATGCCAGCCTCTTCGGCAAGGACATCAAG GTGGTCATTCCTGTGGTGTCTGTGCAAATGATCAAAAAACACAAGATGGCACGGCTCCTTCCCAATGGCCTGGCCATCACCACCAACACTAGCCAGAAG TATGTTTTCGTGTCACTGCTCTCCCGGGACAGTGTGTATGATATGCTGAGGAGGGTCTGCACTCACCTGCAG CCTTCCAGCAAGAAGAGTCTGAGCGTCAGAGAGTCCCCGGAGGAGCCCAACTGTGCGTCTCTGCTGAGAGCCGAG GAGGTCCTCATCCCTGAGATGAAGTGGAGAAAAGTGTGTCCTGCCTCCAGGTCCCTTTCCCTCCTAGACAGCATCCCTTGTATCCCTCGAGAACCCATGGACTCCTCAGACAGCTTCTTCCCTGCCAAGCCACCTCCAAGGTCGG GGAAAGCCAGGGGTCCAAGCAGCTTCAGAGGACAGCAGGAGTTGGGTGTTGCCGTGCCGAGCTGTGGTCCCAGGAAGATGATTACCCCTCTGCCCTTCGTTGCAGAGAATGTGGTCTGTGAGCAGGAGGTGCTGGCGGGGGAGCCCAGAAGCGACGGGGAGCTGAGGCTCTGGAATTACAGGCTCCTTAAGGTCTTCTTCCTGCT GATCTGCCTCTTGGTCATGTCCTCCTGCTATCTGGCATTCCGCATTTCGCGGCTGGAACAGCAGCTGTGCTCCCTGAATGGAGGTGGCCCAGTCCTTGGGCACAG GTAA
- the GRAMD2A gene encoding GRAM domain-containing protein 2A isoform X3, with amino-acid sequence MSPSQSALARRFEGRRDKEVQSTRVCSCALQRDLLLQGRLYISPSWLCFHASLFGKDIKVVIPVVSVQMIKKHKMARLLPNGLAITTNTSQKYVFVSLLSRDSVYDMLRRVCTHLQPSSKKSLSVRESPEEPNCASLLRAEEVLIPEMKWRKVCPASRSLSLLDSIPCIPREPMDSSDSFFPAKPPPRSGKARGPSSFRGQQELGVAVPSCGPRKMITPLPFVAENVVCEQEVLAGEPRSDGELRLWNYRLLKVFFLLICLLVMSSCYLAFRISRLEQQLCSLNGGGPVLGHR; translated from the exons ATGTCTCCTTCGCAGTCTGCACTGGCCAGAAGATTTGAAGGGCGAAGAGATAAAGAAGTCCAGTCGACAAGAG tgtgctcctgtgccctccaGAGGGACCTCCTTCTCCAGGGTCGTCTCTACATCTCCCCCAGCTGGCTCTGCTTCCATGCCAGCCTCTTCGGCAAGGACATCAAG GTGGTCATTCCTGTGGTGTCTGTGCAAATGATCAAAAAACACAAGATGGCACGGCTCCTTCCCAATGGCCTGGCCATCACCACCAACACTAGCCAGAAG TATGTTTTCGTGTCACTGCTCTCCCGGGACAGTGTGTATGATATGCTGAGGAGGGTCTGCACTCACCTGCAG CCTTCCAGCAAGAAGAGTCTGAGCGTCAGAGAGTCCCCGGAGGAGCCCAACTGTGCGTCTCTGCTGAGAGCCGAG GAGGTCCTCATCCCTGAGATGAAGTGGAGAAAAGTGTGTCCTGCCTCCAGGTCCCTTTCCCTCCTAGACAGCATCCCTTGTATCCCTCGAGAACCCATGGACTCCTCAGACAGCTTCTTCCCTGCCAAGCCACCTCCAAGGTCGG GGAAAGCCAGGGGTCCAAGCAGCTTCAGAGGACAGCAGGAGTTGGGTGTTGCCGTGCCGAGCTGTGGTCCCAGGAAGATGATTACCCCTCTGCCCTTCGTTGCAGAGAATGTGGTCTGTGAGCAGGAGGTGCTGGCGGGGGAGCCCAGAAGCGACGGGGAGCTGAGGCTCTGGAATTACAGGCTCCTTAAGGTCTTCTTCCTGCT GATCTGCCTCTTGGTCATGTCCTCCTGCTATCTGGCATTCCGCATTTCGCGGCTGGAACAGCAGCTGTGCTCCCTGAATGGAGGTGGCCCAGTCCTTGGGCACAG GTAA
- the GRAMD2A gene encoding GRAM domain-containing protein 2A isoform X1, whose protein sequence is MHEKTASPRSLVFCTEKLDRVQVHPDSSLHWPEDLKGEEIKKSSRQETLLSKYNQQYHRLFKDVPLEEVVLKVCSCALQRDLLLQGRLYISPSWLCFHASLFGKDIKVVIPVVSVQMIKKHKMARLLPNGLAITTNTSQKYVFVSLLSRDSVYDMLRRVCTHLQPSSKKSLSVRESPEEPNCASLLRAEEVLIPEMKWRKVCPASRSLSLLDSIPCIPREPMDSSDSFFPAKPPPRSGKARGPSSFRGQQELGVAVPSCGPRKMITPLPFVAENVVCEQEVLAGEPRSDGELRLWNYRLLKVFFLLICLLVMSSCYLAFRISRLEQQLCSLNGGGPVLGHR, encoded by the exons ATGCATGAGAAGACGGCGTCTCCGAGGAGCCTTGTGTTCTGCACAGAGAAGCTAGACAGAGTTCAGGTACATCCGGACTCCAG TCTGCACTGGCCAGAAGATTTGAAGGGCGAAGAGATAAAGAAGTCCAGTCGACAAGAG ACACTACTAAGTAAATACAACCAGCAATACCACAGGCTATTCAAGGATGTCCCCTTGGAGGAGGTGGTTCTCAAAG tgtgctcctgtgccctccaGAGGGACCTCCTTCTCCAGGGTCGTCTCTACATCTCCCCCAGCTGGCTCTGCTTCCATGCCAGCCTCTTCGGCAAGGACATCAAG GTGGTCATTCCTGTGGTGTCTGTGCAAATGATCAAAAAACACAAGATGGCACGGCTCCTTCCCAATGGCCTGGCCATCACCACCAACACTAGCCAGAAG TATGTTTTCGTGTCACTGCTCTCCCGGGACAGTGTGTATGATATGCTGAGGAGGGTCTGCACTCACCTGCAG CCTTCCAGCAAGAAGAGTCTGAGCGTCAGAGAGTCCCCGGAGGAGCCCAACTGTGCGTCTCTGCTGAGAGCCGAG GAGGTCCTCATCCCTGAGATGAAGTGGAGAAAAGTGTGTCCTGCCTCCAGGTCCCTTTCCCTCCTAGACAGCATCCCTTGTATCCCTCGAGAACCCATGGACTCCTCAGACAGCTTCTTCCCTGCCAAGCCACCTCCAAGGTCGG GGAAAGCCAGGGGTCCAAGCAGCTTCAGAGGACAGCAGGAGTTGGGTGTTGCCGTGCCGAGCTGTGGTCCCAGGAAGATGATTACCCCTCTGCCCTTCGTTGCAGAGAATGTGGTCTGTGAGCAGGAGGTGCTGGCGGGGGAGCCCAGAAGCGACGGGGAGCTGAGGCTCTGGAATTACAGGCTCCTTAAGGTCTTCTTCCTGCT GATCTGCCTCTTGGTCATGTCCTCCTGCTATCTGGCATTCCGCATTTCGCGGCTGGAACAGCAGCTGTGCTCCCTGAATGGAGGTGGCCCAGTCCTTGGGCACAG GTAA